From the Lathyrus oleraceus cultivar Zhongwan6 chromosome 3, CAAS_Psat_ZW6_1.0, whole genome shotgun sequence genome, the window CACCAGCACCAGCACCAGCACCACCGATCCTCAACCCACCACAACCACCGCCGCAACCAAACCCATCTTTTTTCCCTCCCACACTCTCTCCCACCCAACACTACACCCACTTCCTCCAATTCCTCAACACTCATCTCACCCCTCCACTCACCCCACAAACCCTAACCCATTTCCTCAAATCAAAGCTCCACCACCACCCTTCTTTCACTCACTACGATTTTCATCTCTTCAATTGGGCGTCAACCCTCGACACTTTCTCTCACAATCACACTTCATATGAATGGATGACACGCACCCTCGCTATCTCTCATCGTTTCTCTCTCCTCCGTACCCTCCTCAATTTCATCTCCTCCAACCCTTGCACTTGCTCCCACGCCATTTTCTCTTGCCCCAAAACTGAATCCATTTTCCGTTTTGCAATTCATGCTTACTGTAAAGCTTCCAAATTTGATGACGCCCTTTTTGCATTTAACTGTATGAGGAGGTTAATTGATGGAAAGCCGAGTgtttctctttgtaatattttGATTCATGGGTTTGTTAAATCTGGTAGATTTGATAGAGCTTTTGAGTTTTATAATGAGATGGTTAAGGATAGAGTTAAGCCTGATGTTTTTACTTTTaatattttgattagtggttatTGTAGGAATTTTAAGTTTGGTTCTGCATTGGAGATGTTTGATGAAATGCGGAAAATGGGGTGTCATCCAAATGTTGTTACTTTTAATACTTTGATTAAAGGGTTGTTTAGGGAATGTAGAGTTGATGAAGGGATTGGAATGGTTTATGAAATGATTGAATTGGGGTGTCAACTTTCCAATGTCACTTGTGAGATTTTGGTTGATGGGCTTTGTAAGGAAGGTCGGGTTTCGAAGGCGTGTGAGTTGTTAATGGAGTTATCTAAGAGAGAGGTTTTGCCTAAAGGATATGATTATTTTGTCTTGGTGGAAGTTTTGTGTGGGAATGGAGATGCTTTTAAAGCTTTGGATGTTATTTATGAGTTGTGGAGTAAAGGTTGTGTTCCTAGCTTAATTTCTTGTATTGTGATGATTGATGGTTTGAGAGAATTAGGGAAGACAGATGAGGCAATGAGATTGGTGGAAAAAATGCTTAAAGAGGAGGGCATGGTACTTGATGTTGTGACTTTCAATTATGTCCTTCAAGATCTTTGCGATGCGGGAAGGACTGAAGAGGCCAATAGGTTAAGATTACTGGCTTCGAGCAAGGGTTTGGAACCCGATTGCATGACTTATAAAATTCTGGTTACTGGGTACAGAGGAGAGGGAAATCGAACGGATGGAGAGTTGGTAGTAAATGAAATGTTGGATAGGGGGTTTATACCTGATCTTGCTTCATACAATAAGCTGATGGATGGACTCTCTAATTGTCAACGCCTGAGGCGTTATCAAATGAACAAAATTGGCAGCTGAAAATGCAAACAAGATGAGATCTCACTTTGTTTTCAAGTATGATTCTTGCTTGGCCTGAGACGATTGTGGAATGACTGAGAAGTGAGCCTATAAAATTGTGAAATGATAAATACAGGTTGTTTTGCACAACAATGAAGATAGCTTGCAAGTTCACTTTGAAGATGGTTAGTGCTTTTAATTCCCATcttttaaaaatcatttaattaTCAAGATTATGTTTTCCTGATGCTAGTGAACATTGTTATTGGAAGGACTCCAATTGGATTGAGTTCATGTTTGGTATCAGGATGAGTTGGTTGCAGCTGTATATAATCTTGAGTCTTTGAATTAAATGATTGATGCACAACTCTATTAACATAATCATGCTTTCTCATATTGCTTGTTTGCTGCTGCCCTTGTTGCTGAACCTGCGAATTTGTTGGGTGTTGAGTCAGTGTGACTAGTATTTGCTGCTGGTGTGCATTGGCTGGAACCCTTCCCTGAGATTGTTCGACAGTGTGATGTGCGGTTTCCTGGTGCCTCCTAATTGGATTGTCCGTTGTTTGAGTTATCATTTGCTACCAAGTGTTCTTGAGGTGTCGGATCTGAGTACGATGATTCTCAATTTTTAACTGCTGCAGCTTATGTGCCTTTTTTTTCCTGAGCTTATGTGCTAATTTGTTGCAATGTATCTTGTTTCCTCTGAACTAGAGTGCCCTTTGTTGAAGTTGCTTTTTGTTGTTGAACCTGAGAGGTGCCCATTTGTTGACATAGGTTGACCTGTTCTTGCTGGTGTGCATTAGTTGGCTTCATTCCCTAAGCTTGAGTGACAGGGTTTTGCATTGTGTCCTGTTTCCTCTGAAATAGAGTGTCCGTTATTTGAATTGCATTTTGATGCTAAACCATAGTTTATTCCAGTTGTTGAATTATGTTGGAATGTTCTTGCGGATTGAGTGCATTGGTTGAGTTCATTCCATTAGCTTGGTAATCATTTTTCTACCTGGTGTCCTTTTTATTAGCTGGAATGTTCTGCATTTGAGGTGATATTTGATGTTGAACCTGCATCGCTTCCAATTGTAGGTGATGTTTGGCTTGTGCTTCTTAACTTGTATTTTGTGCCTTCATTTCAATAGATGATCCCAGATACTAAGATTTAGTGCAATGATCATCCATTATAAATTGTTGCTTCTGTGTCTTTATGGCATGAATAGATTTCAGATGTTGGTGTTATTGGATTGGTTCGATCATTTGATAATTTAATTCAATACTCATACATGAGAATTTGTAATTACTAAGGTATGATTAAATTAAAGAATATGACACTGTCATAATGTAACAGCATCTTACACCAAAGTAGTATGACAGTTTTACATGCATTTGTGCACCATTGAATTGAAGTGTAGCTTAGAAGCTTTGTAGCCTAAAGAGACATTGTGCTGATGTgcttaattttttattatatgaCAAAGTGATTAAATTAAATACAACATGGCATAACTGAGTGTTGAAGATTTCAATAATGATAGCATTTTAATTAGAGTATTGGAGAGAAGAAAACTAATCTATTTTGTAATAGCATTTTAATTAGTTAAGAGATCAATGCCTTAACAATCTGCCAAAAGAAAGTTATACTTAAAAGAATTCATCCCCATGTATGCATATTTTAGGATATATTTTCAGTGACTACAACTATATAAGCTACAACAATTAATTTCTCTTAGATGTTTATTTAGTAGATTTATACTGATGTATGCACACATTAATGTGGATGCTGTTGTTACAAAATTGTCTTTTTAGAACTCAATCAAGTGTAGATATCTACTCTTTGAGTATAAGCTAAAGAACAACAAAAGGGAAATGGTTCATGTCATTTGTAAATTAAGAGGCTGGTCCATTCCTTCCTATGAAAAATAGGCTTAGGAGAGTTGAAGTTTTGAATGTATTGGGGTTAGTTGTTGCAGCTGTAATGTCAGTTATTTATATGAGCTATCATTTGTGAAGTATATAATTTTTTTGTACAATAAAATTAATTTCTTAGGTTCATCTTTCGATTCTCTTCTTTTGTGCTTTAGATACATGTCAGTTTCTCTGGTTAAGGTTAAAATTCATCAATCTGTATGGGTGAAATTGTGCTGAGTAACGTGTTGCCATACTAATTGATTTGTCATTGGAATTTCAGGTTCTCAAGCTCCTTTCTTGTTGCCTGTATATCGTTATTGCCTGCAGTGCAGCCACCACACTGTTTTCTTTGAATGTACTAGATGTGTCCATTGTGGAATGGAGATGAGTGAGAGATGCAATATCCTCCTTGGGGTTCTCACAAGCTCAAGTATAAAGATGCTCATAAAACATTAGGCTCCGCGGATCTTATGCATGCTGCTTGATGTGGACCAATCCTAGTGAAGACTACGGAATTTTAAGAGCTAACAGTGTAAAGGATATTGATTAGGGAATAGCTGAAAGCTAAAGGCATTATTGAAGCTACAAGTTGTTAGTTTTCTTAGTCTTGAATCATGTGACAAGATTGGTTCGCATTATACTAATCTTTTGATCATAGAATTAGTAAAGACTTTCTTTTAATTTTGGGATTTAATAATCATTACATTTTTATAAGAAATTATGTCTGTTTTGTATGCTGAAGCATTTAGTAGCATATGTTGCAGCTTAGGCACCATGATTATTTTAAGTAAAATGTAGCTTAGACATCATATCTTTATGTTATAATGTCTTTATTTTAGACTATATGTGCTGTCTTTTTATAATGACATTTTGGGTAACACAAGGAAATGTTAGTTAAGTTACAAACCACGTAAAAACATAACACTTCTACTTGCTTATGCTAGAAACTGCCCAGGCACACAAAAATCCTAACATAGTTCTTAATTTAAAAGTGTGATATATCCcaaaaatataataaaatcaagttaattttgtggtgaaaaaaTTAGTATGAAGTGAACCAATCTGTTCATGAACTTAGACCAAGAAACTTAACAAGttaattttgtgatgaaaaaaCTAGTATGAAGAGAACCAATCTCTTATCATGAACTTTGAGACCAAGAAACTTAACAACTTGTATTTCGATTGTGCCTTTAGTGTTTTAGTTTTCTCTCTAGTCAAGTGTCCTTCCACTCTTAACCTTATGTATGTGTAATCCACATTATCACTGCTGCAAGCACCTTCGGTCTATTGAACAGGATTATGctcaaatttcaaaatggattAG encodes:
- the LOC127125648 gene encoding pentatricopeptide repeat-containing protein At2g36240, with product MKKHLLKSITKPPAPAPAPPILNPPQPPPQPNPSFFPPTLSPTQHYTHFLQFLNTHLTPPLTPQTLTHFLKSKLHHHPSFTHYDFHLFNWASTLDTFSHNHTSYEWMTRTLAISHRFSLLRTLLNFISSNPCTCSHAIFSCPKTESIFRFAIHAYCKASKFDDALFAFNCMRRLIDGKPSVSLCNILIHGFVKSGRFDRAFEFYNEMVKDRVKPDVFTFNILISGYCRNFKFGSALEMFDEMRKMGCHPNVVTFNTLIKGLFRECRVDEGIGMVYEMIELGCQLSNVTCEILVDGLCKEGRVSKACELLMELSKREVLPKGYDYFVLVEVLCGNGDAFKALDVIYELWSKGCVPSLISCIVMIDGLRELGKTDEAMRLVEKMLKEEGMVLDVVTFNYVLQDLCDAGRTEEANRLRLLASSKGLEPDCMTYKILVTGYRGEGNRTDGELVVNEMLDRGFIPDLASYNKLMDGLSNCQRLRRYQMNKIGS